In Thermoanaerobacterium xylanolyticum LX-11, the genomic window ATGTGTTAACACCGCATTTTACTACGCTTTCTGCATTCATAAAGAACACCTCCAATTGATTTTAATCAAGAATTATTATTTGCATAAAGGATGTAGTTATACATAAGCTTATGAAAAGACGTCAAAATAATATTGACATAAACATATCGGAATTATATAATAAAATTACAATACCCTTAAGGGGTATAAAACGGTTAAATAGGAGAGTGTTTTTAATGCAAATTCGTTTTTTATACTTCGAAGGATGTCCTAATTCAGAGCCAGCTTTAAAATTGTTAAAAGAGGTTTTATTAGAAAAAAATATTAAAGATGATATAGAAATAGTAAAGATAGAGTCTGAAGAAGATGCATATAGATATAAATTTTTAGGTTCACCGTCAATTCATATCAATGGAGAAGACATAGAAAAAGAGAGAAGAAATGATGAACCTCTTTATGGATGCAGAGTTTATAAAGTGAATGGACGTAATTCCGGTGTGCCACCTAAAGAAATGATTTTAAAAGCTATTGGTGAGGCATTAGCAATATAATTTGAGGAGATGATTTATATGCCTGAAAAAGCTACTTTAAAAATTACCGGCATGACTTGTGCGTCTTGTGCCGCTCGCATAGAAAAGGGTCTTAAAAATTTAGAAGGAATTGATGAAGCTAATGTTAACTTAGCGGTTGAGAAAGCCACAGTTGTGTACGATCCAGAAAAAGTTGACATAGATGATATGACGAAAAAAATTGAAGATTTAGGATATGGTGTAGTAAGGGATAAAGCAGATCTTGTATTGATTGGCATGTCATGTGCTTCATGTGCTACTAAAATAGAAAAGACTTTGAATAAATTGCCTGGTGTATATAAAGCAAGCGTTAATTTTGCCACAGAGGAGGCATCTGTGGAATATAATTCAGATGCTATAAGTGTAGAACAGATGGCAAAAGCCATAAGAGACATCGGCTATGATGCGAAAGAAAAAAAAGATAATGCATTAGACTATGAAAAAAATGAGAGAGAAGCCGAGATAAAAAAAACAAAAGCTTTGGTGATTGTATCTTCGATTTTGACTTTTCCGCTTCTTCTTGCTATGGTATTAAAAGTTTTTAAATTACCTACAGGAATTTTAGAAGCGCCGTGGTTTCAAATACTTTTAGCCACACCAGTTCAATTTATTATTGGATATAGATACTACAAAGGTGCTTGGCATAATTTAAAAAACATGTCAGCCAACATGGATACATTAGTTGCTCTCGGTACATCTGCTGCATATTTTTATAGTTTGTACAATGTTTTTACTAAGCCTATGTCAGAAGTACACAATTATTTGTATTTTGAAGCGTCGGCCGTTGTAATTACTCTTATTACATTAGGAAAAATGCTTGAAGCTATAGCAAAAGGCAAAACATCTGAAGCAATAAAAAAACTTATGGGGCTTCAGGCGAAAACTGCAAGGGTCATAAGAAATGGAGAAGAAATAGACATACCTATTGAAGAAGTAAAGGTAGGAGATATAGTTGTAGTAAGGCCAGGTGAAAAAATACCTGTAGATGGTATAATTGTAGATGGAAGTTCTACTATAGATGAATCCATGATAACTGGAGAATCCATTCCTGTTGATAAAAATGTCAATGACGAAGTAATAGGTGCGACAATAAATAAGACAGGTACTTTTAAGTTTAAAGCGACGAAGGTCGGGAAAGATATGGTACTATCACAGATAATAAAAATGGTTGAGGATGCACAAGGCTCAAAAGCACCTATCCAAGAGATCGCTGATAAGGTATCAGGAGTTTTCGTACCTGTAGTCATTGGAATAGCAATTGTTACATTTTTGATATGGTACCTTGTATTAGGAAATCTTAACGAAGGTGTAATAAGTGCAGTATCTGTACTTGTAATTGCATGTCCTTGCGCATTAGGTCTTGCAACGCCTACATCTGTCATGGTAGGTACAGGTAAAGGTGCAGAAAATGGCATACTTATAAAAGGTGGCGAATATTTGCAAAAAGCAAAAAAGATTAATGCTATTGTATTAGACAAAACCGGTACTATTACAAAAGGAGAACCTGTAGTCACCGATGTCATTTCATTTAGTCAATTGAAGGAAGACGATTTGCTGTATATTGCTGGAATAGCTGAAAAAAATTCTGAGCATCCGCTTGGCAAAGCAATTGTGAATAAATCAAAGGAAAACTGCGAAAAATTGCCAGATCCGAGCAAATTTGAGACTATACCAGGCTACGGTATTTGTGCTATAATTAACGAAAAAGAATATTATATTGGGAATAGAAGGTTGATGGATAGAGAGAACGTAGATACATCTGACATAAGTTTTTCTTTAGAAAAGCTTGAGAATGAAGGCAAAACTGTTATGATTCTATCATCTGAAGGTAAGGCTTTAGGTGTAATAGCGGTTGCCGATGTACCTAAGGAAGATTCAGCAAAGGCTATACAAGAATTAAAAGCTTTAAACATAGATGTATACATGATAACCGGTGACAATGAAAGAACTGCTGAGGCCATTGCAAAACAAGTTGGTATTGATCACGTATTAGCAGAAGTTTTACCAGAAAAAAAAGCGGAGGAAGTTATAAAGTTACAAAAACAGGGTAAAATAGTTGCAATGGTTGGAGATGGCATAAATGATGCTCCAGCGTTAGCACAATCAGATTTAGGTATTGCTATAGGGACTGGAACGGACGTAGCAATTGAGACGTCAGACATTACGCTTATAAGTGGTAGTTTAATGAGTTTAGTGACAGCGATAAAATTAAGCAGAGCTACCATGAGAAATATTTATCAGAATCTGTTTTGGGCTTTTATCTACAATACAATAGGAATTCCATTTGCTGCAGCAGGTCTTTTAAATCCAGCTATTGCAGGGGGTGCAATGGCATTTAGTTCAGTATCAGTTGTGTCAAACGCCTTAAGGCTGAGGAGGTTCAGATCAGCTAATTAGTGAGGTGAGTTATATGGAATGCCCAAATTGCAAAAGCACTAATGTGGGTAAAATAGGCAATAACCTATATTTTTGCAGGGATTGCAATTGCGAGATTAAGATCAAAAAGTGTACGGCTGTTGTTAGTGTTTATGACTCTGAGGGCTGCATTAGTAAAAGATTTAAAGTATGTTACAATGTTTGAGGAAGGTTTTAAAAAGCCTTCTATTTTTTTGTCTTTTTTATGCTTTAAAAAAGTGCTATACTCTAAGAGGAAAACAAAAAGGAATTAAACATGAGAATAGTTGATAAAATATTACTGAACGAAAATTTCCTGTAAATACATGTAGGGAGTTGATATATTGGAAAAGATTGCAGAAATGTTAAAGAAAGTGGTTTCAGATGAAGATATATATATAAATGAACCTATGTCAAGACATACATCTTTTAGGATTGGTGGTCCGGCGGACGTACTGGTTATACCTCAAAGCGTGGATGAACTGATAAAAGTTATGGGCTTAATAAAAGCCGAAAATATACCTTATTTTATACTTGGTAACGGAACAAATATCATAGTCTCAGATAAAGGAATAAGGGGTGTGGTGATAAAACTTACTGCTATTAGGAAAATTTCTGTAGATGGTGAGATGATTGTATCGGAGGCTGGTGCATTGCTTTCGTCGATTGCAAATACAGCTCTTGACAATGAACTCACAGGGTTTGAATTTGCCAGCGGTATACCAGGCACATTAGGTGGTGCTATCACAATGAATGCCGGGGCGTATGGTCCTGAAATAAAAGACGTAGTTGAAAAAGTAGAAGTTATTGATGAAGATGGTTCTATTTATGAAGTAAAAAATGGTAACATGAGATTTGGGTATAGAAGCAGTTTAATACAGTTAGATAATTTGATTGCAATAAGAGCGTGGATTCACTTAAAAAAAGGAAATTATAAGGACATAAAAGCAAAAATGGACGAATTAAATGGATTGAGAAAAATGAAGCAACCGCTGGAATACCCAAGTGCTGGAAGCGTGTTTAAAAGGCCAGAAGGATTTTATGCAGGAAAATTGATTCAAGATGCTGGACTTAGTGGATATACAATCGGTGGTGCGCAAGTGTCTGAAAAACATTGTGGGTTTATCATAAATAAAGGTAATGCGACTGCAGATGACGTTTTAAATCTAATTGCATACATTAAAAAAACAGTCAAAGACAAATTTGGCGTAGATCTGGAGACGGAAGTTAAAATAATTGGTGAAAGGTAATTTAAGGATGGAAATTTTTGCTGATTATCACACACATACTGTATTTAGCCATGGAAAAGGTACAATTGAAGATAATGTAAAAGCTGCAATTAAAAAAGGACTTAAAGAAATCGCTATTACTGATCATGGACCGAGGCATATATTTTTTGGCGTAAGGAGTCGCAATTACAGGAAAATCAGAGATGAAATAGACAGAATGAATGAGAAATTTCCTGATATAAAGGTTTTAATGGGAGTAGAAGCAAATCTTATAAGCTTAAATGGCGATATCGATGTGGATGATGAGCTTTTAAAATATATAGATATACTGCTTATGGGTTATCATACGGGTGTTGCGCCATTTGATTTTTATAACTTTATTCATCTATTTGGGGAAAATGCAGCCAGCAAATACTTTAGTTCTTTAAAAACTGTTGTAAGAGAGCAGAATACAGATGCAATGATAAAAGCCATAAATAAATACAATATAAATATAATTACACATCCTGGAGCAAAAGTCGATATAGATACAAAGAGACTTGCTTTAGCGGCAAAAGCTAAAGGAACGGCTCTTGAGATAAACTCAAGCCACGGATATATGACTGTAGAATACGTGAAAATAGCAAAATCTGTTGGTGCAAAATTCGTAATTGACAGCGATGCACACACACCGTCGAGAGTTGGCGATTTTGCAAGAGGAATCGAAATTGCGAAAGAAGCGGGACTTACAACAAATGATATAATAAATGCTAAGGAGTGATACAAATGAGATTTGTGATAATTACCGGTCTTTCAGGTGCAGGGAAAAGCCAAGCATTAAAATCGATGGAGGATATCGGATTCTTTTGCATTGACAACTTTCCTCCAGCATTGATACCGAAGTTGGCTGATCTCTTTTATGGCTCTAAAGATATTGATAAAGTTGCTCTTGGCATGGATTTACGTGGTGGACAACTATTTAAAGATATTTTTTCTGCTATAGACTATCTAAAGAAAAATAAGTATGACTATGAAATAATCTTTTTGGAGGCTTCAGATGAAGCATTGATAAAGAGATTTAAGGAAACAAGGAGACGACATCCTCTTACAGATGGAGGCTCCATAATAGATGGAATAAAAGATGAGAGGCAAAAACTTGCGGAAATAAGAAAAATGGCAAACAGCATCATTGACACGACGAATTTAACTGCAGCTCAGCTTAAACAGGAATTGTACAATATTTTCATCGAAGGAAGAAAATTCAAAGGTATAATCGTAAATGTAATGTCATTTGGATTTAAATACGGTATACCCCTTGATGCCGATCTTGTATTCGATGTGAGGTTTTTGCCAAATCCGTACTATATAGATGAACTTAGACCACTTACCGGAAATGATAAAAAAGTAATGGATTATGTTATGAAATGGGAAGAAGCAAAACAATTTTTAAATAAGTTGGAAGACATGATAGAGTTTTTACTGCCATTTTATATAAGGGAAGGCAAATCACAGCTTGTAATAGCTGTTGGATGTACAGGCGGTAAACATAGATCTGTAACAATTGCGAATGCATTATACGATTTACTGAGAAAAAGGGATTACACAGCTATAATAAATCATAGAGATATTAGAGAAGAATAAGCGATATTATCCTTTTAGATGACTTATTGCAAAGGGGTTGCTTGTATGAAGAATTTTGCTTACTTAAATGGTCCAAAAGTTGTAGTAATTGGCGGTGGTACAGGATTATCAACAATGCTTAGAGGACTTAAAAAGTATACACATAATATTACTGCAATCGTAACAGTTGCAGATGATGGAGGAGGTTCTGGTGTATTAAGAGAGGATTTAGGCATGTTACCGCCTGGCGATATAAGAAACTGTATACTGGCGTTGGCAAATACTGAGCCTACAATGGAAAAACTTTTACAGTACAGGTTTACTGATGGAATGCTTAAAGGACAGAGCTTTGGAAATCTTTTTTTAGCCGCAATGAATGGCATATCAAATAGCTTTGAAGAAGCTGTCAAAAAGATGAGCGAGGTTTTAGCTGTATCAGGAAAGGTTTTGCCTGTCACGTTAGATGACGTCAAACTTAAGGCTAAGTTAAAAAATGGGATAGTCATAGATGGAGAATCTCTAATACCGAAACTTCAAATGAAAGAAAAAAGTCCAATAGAAAGGATATTTTTAGAACCTAAAGAAGCGAAACCGGTAAAAGAAGCTTTAATAGATATCATGGAAGCTGATGAAATTATTTTAGGTCCTGGTAGCCTATACACCAGCATAATACCAAATCTATTAGTTAATGATGTTTGTGAAGCAATAGAAAAGTCAAAAGCAATTAAGGTATATGTGTGTAATATAATGACTCAACCTGGCGAGACAATTGGTTATGATGCCAATGCACACGTTGATGCACTTTTTCTACATGGATTAAAATCTCTTGATTATGTCATTGTAAATAATGGTGAAATTCCTTATCAGTACAAAGATAGATATAGAGAAGACATGTCGCAACCTGTAAGCTATGATGTAGAAAGTTTTAAGCAAAAGGGAATAAAAGTCATTGAAAAAGATGTGTTAGCAATAAGAAACAATTACATAAGGCATGATGAGCAAAAGCTTGCAGAGATACTAATGGGGCTAATTGGATGATAAATCCATAGTCTTTTTTATTTCATAGCAAATAAAAAATCTGGTAAATTTATTTGTTGAAAGCAATATTGTAGAGCTTTCAAACTATTATTAAAATTTCTCCAAAACTCAATCAATGAACATTATTGACATTCTTTAACAATGATAATATAATATTATTTGAAAGAAATCGGTTGCGCAAATTTTGCACATTCAACTCTTAATCTCAAATAGTTTATTTTTATATTAATTTCAGAAGATAAATGACTCTAAAAGGAGGTGAAAGAACGGGCTATAGGGATATAAAATATTAATTTATTTTAATCTAAAAAACTTAGTGGGAGGTATCAATGTGTATAAAAAAGTTTTAAGTAAAAAATTTATAAGTTTTGTTATGTCACTTTTGTTAGTATTGACAGCAGTATTTTCTTCAATGCCATTTCACAATGCATATGCTGCTGACAATGCAAGCATTGTAGCAAATATCGTGGGGGATTTTCAAGACCAACTGGGTGATTCTAATTGGAATATAGATAGTAACATTACCATAATGCAGTATGTAGGAAATGGACTATATGAATTTACTACGCCTACTCAACTAAAAGCTGGTAGTTATCAGTATAAAGTTGCATTAAATCATTCCTGGGCTGGTGGAGGTGTTCCATCTCAAGGAAATCTAACGCTAAACTTAACAAATGATTCATATGTTACATTCTGGTTTGACTATAATACACAATCTTTAACCGATTCTACAAAGTATACTCCAATATCTAATGATAAATTACCTAGATTAGTTGGGACAATTCAATCAGCTATTGGAGCAGGCAACGATTGGGATCCTGGAACATCAACAGCTATAATGATAGATGATAATTTTGACAATGTTTATTCATATACTGCGCATGTTCCAAAGGGCAACTATGAGTATAAGGTGACATTAGGGAATACATGGGATGAAAACTATGGTGCAAATGGTGCACAAGATGGTTCTAACATACAGTTAAACGTTATTAGCGATGCTGATATAACATTTTTTTATGATGCAAAGACACACAATATTTGGACTAATTATAGTCCAACACTTACTGGTTTAGATAACAACATATATTATGATGATCTAAAGCATGATACGCATGATCCGTTTTTTAGGAATCCTTTTGGAGCTATAAAAGTGGGACAAACAGTTACACTGAGAATTCAAGCCAAAAATCATGATCTCGAATCTGCCAGAATATCGTATTGGGATGATATAAACAAGACGAGGACGGAATTACCTATGACAAGAATAGGTGAAAGTCCTGATAGTAATTATGAATATTGGGAAATAAAGTTGAGTTTTGATCATCCAACGAGAATTTGGTATTACTTTATATTAAAAGATGGAACTAAAACTGCTTATTATGGCGACAATGATGACCAACTTGGTGGCGTTGGAAAAGCAACAGATACTGTAAATAAGGATTTTGAATTAACTGTATACGATAAAAATTTTGATACGCCTGATTGGATGAAAGGCGCTGTTATGTATCAAATTTTCCCTGACAGGTTTTATAATGGAGATACATCTAATGATCATGCAAAGACATTAAGCCGTGGCAATGATCCAATAGAGTTCCATAATAACTGGAATGACCTTCCGGATAATCCTAATAATGCTGGAAAACTAGGTTATACTGGCGATGGTATTTGGTCAAACGACTTTTTTGGTGGTGATTTGAAAGGAATCGATGATAAACTTGATTATCTGAAAGGACTTGGAGTATCAGTAATTTACTTAAATCCAATATTTGAATCACCTTCAAATCATAAATATGATACTGCTGATTATACAAAGATTGATGAAATGTTTGGCACTACACAAGATTTTGAAAAGTTAATGAGTGATGCACACGCTAAAGGTATACAAATAATTCTTGATGGTGTATTCAATCACACCAGTGATGATAGCATCTATTTTAATAGATATGGAAAGTATCCAGATTTGGGTGCATATCAAGCTTGGAAAGAAGGGAATCAATCTTTATCACCGTATGGTGATTGGTATACCATTAATTCAGACGGTACTTACGAGTGTTGGTGGGGCTATGATAGCTTGCCTGTTATAAAGTCGTTGAATGGCAGCGAGTATAACGTTACAAGTTGGGCTAACTTTATAATAAATGATAAAAATGCGATTTCGAAGTATTGGCTAAATCCAGACGGAAATTTAAATGATGGCGCTGATGGTTGGCGATTAGATGTTGAAACTGAAGTTGCACATGATTTTTGGACACATTTCAGGGATGCTATTAATACTGTAAAACCTGAAGCTCCAATGATAGCAGAAAATTGGGGAGATGCCTCACTTGATTTACTTGGCGATTCTTTTAATTCAGTTATGAATTATCAGTTTAGAAACGACATAATCGATTTCTTGATTGGGCAACCTTTTGATGACGGAAATGGTCAACACAATCCTATAGATGCAGCAAAACTTGACCAAAGGTTGATGAGCATATATGAAAGATATCCATTGCCTGCTTTCTATTCAACAATGAACTTACTTGGATCGCATGATACAATGAGAATACTAACAGTGTTTGGATATAACTCTGCAGATCCTAACGAAAACTCAGATGCTGCTAAACAAATAGCAGAACAAAAGCTTAAATTGGCAACAATTTTGCAAATGGGATATCCTGGCATGGCGGATATTTACTATGGTGATGAAGCAGGAGTTTCTGGTGGCAAAGATCCGGATGATAGAAGAACATTCCCTTGGGGAAATGAAGATACTGCATTGCAAGATTTCTTTAAAAATATATCGAGGATAAGAAATAACAATCAAGTATTAAAAACCGGTGATTTGGAGACTTTGTATGCACAAAATGATGTTTATGCTATTGGTAGGAGAATTATAAATGGCAAAGATGCTTTTGGTAAGTCGTATCCTGATAGTGCTGCAATTGTTGCGATAAATAGGAGCAATTCAGATAAACAAATAACTATTGATACTACAAAGTTTTTAAGAGATGGAGTTACTTTTAAAGATTTAATTAACAATAATGCATCATATTCAATAAGTAATGGGCAGATAGTTATAGATGTACCTTCCATGAGCGGTGTAATGCTCATATCAGATGATGGGCAAGATTTAACTGCTCCACAAGCTCCTTCAAATGTAGTTGCGATATCTGGCAACGGTAAAGTTGATTTATCTTGGTCACAATCTGATGGTGCAACAGGATACAATGTATATCGTTCATCAGTAGAAGGTGGTTTATATGAAAAAATAGCATCAAATGTAACTGGAACAACGTTTGAGGATACCAATGTTACAAATGGATTAAAATATGTATACGCAATATCATCAGTCGATGAATTAGGCAATGAAAGCGAAATGAGTAATGATGCAGTAGCATATCCAGCGTATCCTATAGGATGGGTAGGAAATCTTACACAAGTATCTGATAATCATATAATAGGTGTTGATAAACCAACAGAAGATATTTATGCAGAAGTTTGGGCAGATGGACTTACAAATAGTGCTGGTCAAGGTCTAAATATGATAGCGCAATTAGGGTATAAATATGTTGGCGGTACTGTCTATGATTCAGTATATGGCAGTGTATATAATAGCGTATATGGTGTAGATAATAGTGATTTTACCTGGGTAAATGCTCAATATGTTGGAGATATAGGAAATAATGATCAGTACAAAGCAAGTTTTACACCTGATAAAATAGGTCAATGGGAATATTTAATGAGATTTTCAGATAATCAAGGTCAAAGCTGGCTTACGACAAATACATTATCGTTTTATGTTGGTCCTTCGGATGACTTAATAAAGCCAACTGAACCTTATTTGAACCAACCAGGTACAGAATCGTCGAGGGTCTCGCTTACATGGAGCCCATCTACAGACAATGTTGGGATATACGATTATGAAATTTATAGATCTGAGGGTGGAACATCATTTAATAAAATAGCTACTGTATCCAATGAGGTCTATAATTATGTTGATACAAGTGTAATCAATGGAAAAACCTATAGTTATAAAGTTGTTGCTGTTGACCCATCATTTAACAGAACAGAATCTAATGTAGTGACTATAAAACCAGATATAGTTCCTATCAAGGTTACTTTTAATGTAACTGTACCAGATTATACACCAGATGCTGTTAATTTGGCAGGAACATTCCCTAATGCTACTTGGGATCCATCAGCACAACAGATGACAAAAATAAATGACAATACTTATAGCATTACGCTTACTCTTGATGAAGGAACACAATTAGAATACAAATATGCACGTGGTAGTTGGGACAAAGTTGAAAAAGATGAATATGGAAATGAACTTGCATCAAACAGAAAAGTAACGATTGTTAATCAAGGCAATAATGAAATGACAATAAATGATACAGTTTATAGATGGAGGGATATACCAATATTCATATATTCACCAAATAGTAATAATGTTACAGTTGATTCTGATACAAATATTATACAAATCAAAGGTAATACTTATGAAGGTGCTAAAGTTACAATAAATGGTGATAGTTTTGTTCAAAATGAAAATGGTGTATTTACTAAAGATGTATCTTTAAATTATGGGGCAAATACGATTAAGATACATGTTGAACCAAATGATGGTAG contains:
- a CDS encoding DF family (seleno)protein, with the translated sequence MQIRFLYFEGCPNSEPALKLLKEVLLEKNIKDDIEIVKIESEEDAYRYKFLGSPSIHINGEDIEKERRNDEPLYGCRVYKVNGRNSGVPPKEMILKAIGEALAI
- a CDS encoding heavy metal translocating P-type ATPase; this translates as MPEKATLKITGMTCASCAARIEKGLKNLEGIDEANVNLAVEKATVVYDPEKVDIDDMTKKIEDLGYGVVRDKADLVLIGMSCASCATKIEKTLNKLPGVYKASVNFATEEASVEYNSDAISVEQMAKAIRDIGYDAKEKKDNALDYEKNEREAEIKKTKALVIVSSILTFPLLLAMVLKVFKLPTGILEAPWFQILLATPVQFIIGYRYYKGAWHNLKNMSANMDTLVALGTSAAYFYSLYNVFTKPMSEVHNYLYFEASAVVITLITLGKMLEAIAKGKTSEAIKKLMGLQAKTARVIRNGEEIDIPIEEVKVGDIVVVRPGEKIPVDGIIVDGSSTIDESMITGESIPVDKNVNDEVIGATINKTGTFKFKATKVGKDMVLSQIIKMVEDAQGSKAPIQEIADKVSGVFVPVVIGIAIVTFLIWYLVLGNLNEGVISAVSVLVIACPCALGLATPTSVMVGTGKGAENGILIKGGEYLQKAKKINAIVLDKTGTITKGEPVVTDVISFSQLKEDDLLYIAGIAEKNSEHPLGKAIVNKSKENCEKLPDPSKFETIPGYGICAIINEKEYYIGNRRLMDRENVDTSDISFSLEKLENEGKTVMILSSEGKALGVIAVADVPKEDSAKAIQELKALNIDVYMITGDNERTAEAIAKQVGIDHVLAEVLPEKKAEEVIKLQKQGKIVAMVGDGINDAPALAQSDLGIAIGTGTDVAIETSDITLISGSLMSLVTAIKLSRATMRNIYQNLFWAFIYNTIGIPFAAAGLLNPAIAGGAMAFSSVSVVSNALRLRRFRSAN
- the murB gene encoding UDP-N-acetylmuramate dehydrogenase encodes the protein MEKIAEMLKKVVSDEDIYINEPMSRHTSFRIGGPADVLVIPQSVDELIKVMGLIKAENIPYFILGNGTNIIVSDKGIRGVVIKLTAIRKISVDGEMIVSEAGALLSSIANTALDNELTGFEFASGIPGTLGGAITMNAGAYGPEIKDVVEKVEVIDEDGSIYEVKNGNMRFGYRSSLIQLDNLIAIRAWIHLKKGNYKDIKAKMDELNGLRKMKQPLEYPSAGSVFKRPEGFYAGKLIQDAGLSGYTIGGAQVSEKHCGFIINKGNATADDVLNLIAYIKKTVKDKFGVDLETEVKIIGER
- a CDS encoding PHP domain-containing protein, coding for MEIFADYHTHTVFSHGKGTIEDNVKAAIKKGLKEIAITDHGPRHIFFGVRSRNYRKIRDEIDRMNEKFPDIKVLMGVEANLISLNGDIDVDDELLKYIDILLMGYHTGVAPFDFYNFIHLFGENAASKYFSSLKTVVREQNTDAMIKAINKYNINIITHPGAKVDIDTKRLALAAKAKGTALEINSSHGYMTVEYVKIAKSVGAKFVIDSDAHTPSRVGDFARGIEIAKEAGLTTNDIINAKE
- the rapZ gene encoding RNase adapter RapZ, encoding MRFVIITGLSGAGKSQALKSMEDIGFFCIDNFPPALIPKLADLFYGSKDIDKVALGMDLRGGQLFKDIFSAIDYLKKNKYDYEIIFLEASDEALIKRFKETRRRHPLTDGGSIIDGIKDERQKLAEIRKMANSIIDTTNLTAAQLKQELYNIFIEGRKFKGIIVNVMSFGFKYGIPLDADLVFDVRFLPNPYYIDELRPLTGNDKKVMDYVMKWEEAKQFLNKLEDMIEFLLPFYIREGKSQLVIAVGCTGGKHRSVTIANALYDLLRKRDYTAIINHRDIREE
- a CDS encoding YvcK family protein — encoded protein: MKNFAYLNGPKVVVIGGGTGLSTMLRGLKKYTHNITAIVTVADDGGGSGVLREDLGMLPPGDIRNCILALANTEPTMEKLLQYRFTDGMLKGQSFGNLFLAAMNGISNSFEEAVKKMSEVLAVSGKVLPVTLDDVKLKAKLKNGIVIDGESLIPKLQMKEKSPIERIFLEPKEAKPVKEALIDIMEADEIILGPGSLYTSIIPNLLVNDVCEAIEKSKAIKVYVCNIMTQPGETIGYDANAHVDALFLHGLKSLDYVIVNNGEIPYQYKDRYREDMSQPVSYDVESFKQKGIKVIEKDVLAIRNNYIRHDEQKLAEILMGLIG
- a CDS encoding alpha amylase N-terminal ig-like domain-containing protein — translated: MSLLLVLTAVFSSMPFHNAYAADNASIVANIVGDFQDQLGDSNWNIDSNITIMQYVGNGLYEFTTPTQLKAGSYQYKVALNHSWAGGGVPSQGNLTLNLTNDSYVTFWFDYNTQSLTDSTKYTPISNDKLPRLVGTIQSAIGAGNDWDPGTSTAIMIDDNFDNVYSYTAHVPKGNYEYKVTLGNTWDENYGANGAQDGSNIQLNVISDADITFFYDAKTHNIWTNYSPTLTGLDNNIYYDDLKHDTHDPFFRNPFGAIKVGQTVTLRIQAKNHDLESARISYWDDINKTRTELPMTRIGESPDSNYEYWEIKLSFDHPTRIWYYFILKDGTKTAYYGDNDDQLGGVGKATDTVNKDFELTVYDKNFDTPDWMKGAVMYQIFPDRFYNGDTSNDHAKTLSRGNDPIEFHNNWNDLPDNPNNAGKLGYTGDGIWSNDFFGGDLKGIDDKLDYLKGLGVSVIYLNPIFESPSNHKYDTADYTKIDEMFGTTQDFEKLMSDAHAKGIQIILDGVFNHTSDDSIYFNRYGKYPDLGAYQAWKEGNQSLSPYGDWYTINSDGTYECWWGYDSLPVIKSLNGSEYNVTSWANFIINDKNAISKYWLNPDGNLNDGADGWRLDVETEVAHDFWTHFRDAINTVKPEAPMIAENWGDASLDLLGDSFNSVMNYQFRNDIIDFLIGQPFDDGNGQHNPIDAAKLDQRLMSIYERYPLPAFYSTMNLLGSHDTMRILTVFGYNSADPNENSDAAKQIAEQKLKLATILQMGYPGMADIYYGDEAGVSGGKDPDDRRTFPWGNEDTALQDFFKNISRIRNNNQVLKTGDLETLYAQNDVYAIGRRIINGKDAFGKSYPDSAAIVAINRSNSDKQITIDTTKFLRDGVTFKDLINNNASYSISNGQIVIDVPSMSGVMLISDDGQDLTAPQAPSNVVAISGNGKVDLSWSQSDGATGYNVYRSSVEGGLYEKIASNVTGTTFEDTNVTNGLKYVYAISSVDELGNESEMSNDAVAYPAYPIGWVGNLTQVSDNHIIGVDKPTEDIYAEVWADGLTNSAGQGLNMIAQLGYKYVGGTVYDSVYGSVYNSVYGVDNSDFTWVNAQYVGDIGNNDQYKASFTPDKIGQWEYLMRFSDNQGQSWLTTNTLSFYVGPSDDLIKPTEPYLNQPGTESSRVSLTWSPSTDNVGIYDYEIYRSEGGTSFNKIATVSNEVYNYVDTSVINGKTYSYKVVAVDPSFNRTESNVVTIKPDIVPIKVTFNVTVPDYTPDAVNLAGTFPNATWDPSAQQMTKINDNTYSITLTLDEGTQLEYKYARGSWDKVEKDEYGNELASNRKVTIVNQGNNEMTINDTVYRWRDIPIFIYSPNSNNVTVDSDTNIIQIKGNTYEGAKVTINGDSFVQNENGVFTKDVSLNYGANTIKIHVEPNDGSVYGNDQGRIAELTKDIEIDVNRQENNSGSSIGNNNTGTSGSNSSSAGNNNTESTSTSTTSTTSVNSSNTNNTNNTNNTNNTIGAVNKNGNIITLTLDAGKAKDLIINSKDKKVVFDITTIGQGQQKVVQISKDILDTSAANGKDIVIKSDNASIALTKDALNQNQIQNGVNVSIKDNGKPNVTNYMPLSNVVDITIGSSSGNVALAKPVEVTLNISKANDPRKVAVYYYNPTTNQWEYVGGKVDVSSGTITFNATHFSQYAAFEYDKTFNDIKDNWAKDVIEVLASRHIVEGMTDTQYEPNKTVTRAEFTAMILRLLNIKEETYNGEFSDVKSGDWYANAIEAAYKAGIIEGDGKNARPNDNITREEMTAIAMRAYEMLTQYKEENIGATSFSDDKSISDWARNVVANAAKLGIVNGEPNNAFAPKGVATRAEAAAIIYGLLEKSGNI